In Embleya scabrispora, the DNA window TGTTGCAGTCGTTGAGGTCGAGGAAGCGGTATCCGTCGAGGTCGACGAGCAGCCCGCTGTCCTCCTTGTGGCTGGTGTCGAGGAACATCGTCAGGGTCAGCCCGGGCACGGGCGTGAACGACTCGCGGTGGCCGAGCACCACCTGCTCCCGGAACCCGAGCGCGGTCATCCGCCGGACCAGCGACTTGGACCGGTAGCGGGGCAGCACCGCGGTGACGCCCCGATCCAGCCGGTCGAGCAGCCGTTCGTCGAAGTGGTCCTCGTGCAGGTGCGAGAGGTAGAGGAGGTCGGGTCGGCCGGCGACCACCTCCGGCAGCAGTTCGCGGTTGTCCGGAAAGGGAAACCACGAGCCGAGGAAGGCGGGATGGAACCACGGGTCGATCAGCAGCGAGACGCCGGCGTGCGCGACCACGAACCCCGCGTGGCCGAGATAGCGGATCGCGCCGGGCGCCGGCGAGTCCGGCCCGGGAGCGACCGGCCGCGCCCGGCGGCGCTCGGACCCGGCCGTCACAGCCGGCTCAGCGCTCCCGCGAGCACCTCCGCGACGCGCTCCTGCTGCCCGGCGGTCAACTGCGGGTACAGCGGCAGCGACAGCAGTTCCTCGGCGGCCCGCTCGGTGACCGGGAAGTCGCCACGGGCGTGGCCCAGTTCGGCGAACGCCGGTTGCAGGTGCACCGGCACCGGATAGTGCACGCCCGCGCCGACGCCCGCCTCGTTCAGCAGCGCGAGCACCTTGTCCCGCTCGGGCACCCGGACCGCGTACAGGTGCCACACATGCTCGTTCCCGGGCGCGGTGCGGGGCAGCCGGACGCCCTCGACACCGGCCAGGAGCGCGTCGTAGCGCGCCGCCGCCGCCCGCCGCCGCACGTTCCAGTCGGCGAGCCGGCGCAACTTCGCGCGCAGCACCACGGCCTGGATGGTGTCCAGGCGCGAGTTGAACCCGAGCCGGGTGTGCACGTACTTGCGCGAGGAGCCGTGGTCGCGCAACTCGCGCAGTATTCGGGCGTGTTCCTCGTTGCCGGTACACACCGCGCCGCCGTCGCCGTACGCGCCCAGGTTCTTGCCGGGGTAGAAGCTGGTGGCCGCGATGGCGTCCGGACCCCACGCGCCGGGAGCCAGGCCGTCCTGGGTGGCGCCCTGGCACTGCGCGGCGTCCTCGACCAGGAACACCCCGCGCGCCTCGGCCAGCGCCCGCAGCGCGCCCATCGGGGCCAGTTGCCCGTTCAGGTGCACCGGCAGCAGGGCCCGGGGCCCCGACGAGTCGCCCAGCGCCTCGGCGGCCCGCTGCGGGTCGAGCAGGAGGTGGTCCTCGTCCACGTCGGCCAACACCGGCCGCGCGCCCGCCCGGACCACCGCCTCGGCGGTCGCCACGAACGTGTTGGCGGGCAGCACCACGCCCTCGCCCGCGCCCACCCCGAGCACCCGCAGCGCCAGTTCCACCGCGTCGGTGCCGTTGGCCACGCCCACGCAGTGCGCGGCACCGGTGAACGCGGCGAACTCGGTCTCGAACTCCGCCACATCGGGCCCGCCCACGAACGCGCAGGTGTCCAGGACCCGGGCGATGCCGGCCGCCACCTCGGTCGCCACCTCGGCGTGCGCGGCGGCCAGATCCACCAGCGGGATCCGGTTCGGCTCAGCACTCATGCGTGTCTCCCCCACCTCGTCGCTCCGATTCGGCGAGGTCCGGCGCCGCGCGCAGTCGGCGCGCCGGCACCCCCGCCCACACCTCGGCCGGCGGGACGTCCCGCGTCACGACCGAGCCCATCCCCACCAGCGATCGGGCGCCGATCACCCGGTGCTCGCGCACCAGCGCACCGGCCCCCAGGTACGCCTCCCGGCCCACCGCGACCCCGCCCGCCAGCCGCACTCCCGCGGCCAGCGTGGCGAACTCGCCCACGTCGTCGTCGTGGGTCAACACCACGTGCGGCATGGTGTGCGCGTGGGCGCCGACCCGGACCCCGGTGGTCAACACCGTCTGCGCCATCAGCACCGCGCCGGGACCGACCTCGCAGGTCCGCGGGACCACCGCGCTCACGTGCACCAGCGTCGCCCAGCGCTCGGCCGGCAGCCCCAGCCGGGCCACCACCCGCGACCGGCTCCACCAGTGCGCCGGACTGCCGGTGCACACCACCACGAGGGCGTCGGGCCACTCGTGCACCACATCCGCCCCGCCGAGCACCGGCACACCGTCCACCTCGGTGTCCTGCCGGGCCGGGTCGTCGTCCAAAAACCCCAGCAGCCGCCATCCCGAACTCCCGCGCGGGGCCCGGAAGTCCGGCAGCGCGGCGGCGACCTCCCGGGCGAACCCCCCGGCGCCGACGAGGAGCAGATCGCGAAAGGACACTAGACGGCCGCCCGCACGCCCGCCGCCGCCCGCACCGCGGCGACCACCCGCTCCTGCTGCGCCTCGGTCAGCTCGTGGAACAGCGGCAGGATCAACGAGTCGCGGGTCAGTCGCTCGGTGACGGGCAGCGGTACGTGCTCGACGTCGGCGTAGGCGGGCTCCAGGTGCGCGGCCATGATCCCGCGCCGGGCGGAGATGCCGGCCCGGGCCAGCTCGCCGAGCAGTTCGTCGCGCGACATCGGGAAGTCCTCGGGCAGCAGCACCCAGAACGCCTGGAAGTTGGTCAGCCCGTACCCGGGATCCGCGGCCGTCTCCAGGCCCGCGACATCGGCCAGCGCCTCCCGGTACCGGGCCGCCAACTCCCGCCGCCGCTCGACCATCGCGGCGAGCCGGCCGAGTTGCACCAGGCCGATCGCCGCCTGCACGTCGGTCATCCGGTAGTTGAAGCCCAGTTCGTCGTAGCTCTCCACCACCGGCGCCCCGCCCGCCCGGTCCGCCGCGTCCCGATCGGCCGCGCTCACGCTCATCCCGTGCTCGCGCAGCCGGCGCAACCGGGGCGCGTGGCCCGCGCGCGCCAGCGTGAGCATGCCGCCCTCGCCCGTGGTCAGCAGCTTGCGCGGGTGGAACGAGAAGGTCGCGGACATCGCCCCCGCGCCGACCGGCCGGCCCTTGTAGGTCGAACCCGCCGCGCAGGCCGCGTCCTCCACCACCACGATGCCCCGGCGGTCCACCAGGGCCCGCACCGCGTCCAGGTCGGCCGGGATGCCGCCCTGGTCGACCAGGATCACCGCCCGCGTGGCCGAGGTCAGCACCGGCTCGATGGTCTCCGGGGTCAGGTTGCCGGTGGCCCGCTCGACATCGGCGAACACCGGGCGCGCGCCCACGTAGCGCACCGCGTTGGCGGTGGCCACGAAGGACAACGACGGCACCACCACCTCGTCACCCGGCCCCACCCCGGCGTTGATCAGCGCCAGGTGCAGCGCGGTGGTGCACGAGGACACCGCGATCGCCTCCGGCACCCCCAGCCGGTCCGCGAAGGCCCGCTCGAAGGCCGCCACCCGAGGCCCCTGGGCCACCCACCCGGAGCGCACCGCGTCGGCCGCCGCGGCCGCCTCCTCGTCGCCCATCCAGGGCCGCATCACCGGAATTCGTTCCATGCCCATCGTGTCCTCCCCCAGCCCCGTCCGCGCCGAACCCTTGTCCCAGCTCCGCGTGTCCACGCCCGAGTCGCACCGAACTCCCCCGGTGCGCCCGTCGGTTCAGACCGCGTCCCGCCACCACGCCACCAGTCGGCGCAGCCCCTCGTCGATGTCCACCTCGGCGGTGAAGCCCAACTCCCGCGCGGCCTTGGTCGTATCGGCCAGCCGTCGGGTCACCCCGCCACTGGCCCGGGCCGGACCGTACTCGATGCCGAGGTGCTCGGCGCCCATCACCACCAGCAGCCGCTCGGCCAGCGCGCCCAGCGAAGTCTCGCTCCCGGACGCGATGTTGAACACCTCGCCGCTCGCATCCGCCCGCGCGGCCAGGAGATTGGCGCGCGCGATGTCGTCGGTGTACACGAAGTCCATGGTCTGGAGGCCGTCACCGAAGATCAACGGGGGTTCCCCCTTGCCGATCCGCTCCATCCAGCGGATCAACACCTCGGTGTACAGGCCGTGTACGTCCATCCGCGGGCCGTAGACGTTGAAGTAGCGCAGCGCCACGTAGTCCAGGCCGTACATCGCCCGGAAGCTGCGCAGCAGACCCTCGTTGAACAGCTTGGCCGCGCCGTAGAGCGTGTCGTTGTCGTACGGGTGGTGCAGTTCGGTGGTCGGGAAGTGCTCGGCCAGCCCGTACACCGACGCGGAGGAGGACGTGACCACCTTGCGCACGCCGGCCGCGACCGCCGCCTCCATCACGTCGTAGGTGCCGTCCACCAGCACTTCGAGGGCGAGCCGGGGCTCCTCGACACACTGGGTGATCCGGATCGCGGCGAGGTGGAACAGCACGTCGACACCCGGCGTCAGCCGGGCCAGCAGCGCGCGGTCGCGGATGTCGCCGTCCACCAACTCGACCCGCTCGTCGGCCAACGCCCGGGCCA includes these proteins:
- a CDS encoding acetyltransferase; translation: MSFRDLLLVGAGGFAREVAAALPDFRAPRGSSGWRLLGFLDDDPARQDTEVDGVPVLGGADVVHEWPDALVVVCTGSPAHWWSRSRVVARLGLPAERWATLVHVSAVVPRTCEVGPGAVLMAQTVLTTGVRVGAHAHTMPHVVLTHDDDVGEFATLAAGVRLAGGVAVGREAYLGAGALVREHRVIGARSLVGMGSVVTRDVPPAEVWAGVPARRLRAAPDLAESERRGGGDTHEC
- a CDS encoding SDR family NAD(P)-dependent oxidoreductase translates to MTSVEIAGSHCLVTGGAGTIGSTIVDRLLDEGAAKVVVLDNLTRGHRGNLARALADERVELVDGDIRDRALLARLTPGVDVLFHLAAIRITQCVEEPRLALEVLVDGTYDVMEAAVAAGVRKVVTSSSASVYGLAEHFPTTELHHPYDNDTLYGAAKLFNEGLLRSFRAMYGLDYVALRYFNVYGPRMDVHGLYTEVLIRWMERIGKGEPPLIFGDGLQTMDFVYTDDIARANLLAARADASGEVFNIASGSETSLGALAERLLVVMGAEHLGIEYGPARASGGVTRRLADTTKAARELGFTAEVDIDEGLRRLVAWWRDAV
- a CDS encoding DegT/DnrJ/EryC1/StrS family aminotransferase; translation: MSAEPNRIPLVDLAAAHAEVATEVAAGIARVLDTCAFVGGPDVAEFETEFAAFTGAAHCVGVANGTDAVELALRVLGVGAGEGVVLPANTFVATAEAVVRAGARPVLADVDEDHLLLDPQRAAEALGDSSGPRALLPVHLNGQLAPMGALRALAEARGVFLVEDAAQCQGATQDGLAPGAWGPDAIAATSFYPGKNLGAYGDGGAVCTGNEEHARILRELRDHGSSRKYVHTRLGFNSRLDTIQAVVLRAKLRRLADWNVRRRAAAARYDALLAGVEGVRLPRTAPGNEHVWHLYAVRVPERDKVLALLNEAGVGAGVHYPVPVHLQPAFAELGHARGDFPVTERAAEELLSLPLYPQLTAGQQERVAEVLAGALSRL
- a CDS encoding DegT/DnrJ/EryC1/StrS family aminotransferase, with protein sequence MERIPVMRPWMGDEEAAAAADAVRSGWVAQGPRVAAFERAFADRLGVPEAIAVSSCTTALHLALINAGVGPGDEVVVPSLSFVATANAVRYVGARPVFADVERATGNLTPETIEPVLTSATRAVILVDQGGIPADLDAVRALVDRRGIVVVEDAACAAGSTYKGRPVGAGAMSATFSFHPRKLLTTGEGGMLTLARAGHAPRLRRLREHGMSVSAADRDAADRAGGAPVVESYDELGFNYRMTDVQAAIGLVQLGRLAAMVERRRELAARYREALADVAGLETAADPGYGLTNFQAFWVLLPEDFPMSRDELLGELARAGISARRGIMAAHLEPAYADVEHVPLPVTERLTRDSLILPLFHELTEAQQERVVAAVRAAAGVRAAV